A genomic window from Silene latifolia isolate original U9 population chromosome Y, ASM4854445v1, whole genome shotgun sequence includes:
- the LOC141627932 gene encoding uncharacterized protein LOC141627932 produces MARVRTSVKKWTLDEKAEWQIKWEDFDRKLEHGMNLACLGGGDEEYSRVNEEVREFPKAAKMFWKQRAKVKWMMDGDTCTKFFFNWVKGRAGRNHIHGLKGEVGQWCYEEEMVCSEFQRTFKDLYRASWDGLEVRDRSSFDHVLAHINHFVSHDEVDHLDKPFTAKEVRGSVFQMGAFKAPGPDGIPACFYQKCWSMIKDEFTSAVGFLGIGFAQIWFSPEAGKAYYELCYYSEL; encoded by the exons ATGGCAAGAGTTAGAACAAGTGTTAAAAAGTGGACTCTTGATGAAAAAGCTGAATGGCAAATAAAATGGGAGGATTTTGATCGAAAATTAGAGCATGGAATGAATTTAGCATGTTTGGGAGGAGGTGATGAGGAGTATTCTAGGGTGAATGAGGAGGTGCGGGAGTTTCCCAAAGCGGCGAAGATGTTTTGGAAACAGAGGGCAAAGGTTAAGTGGATGATGGATGGCGATACATGTACTAAGTTCTTCTTCAACTGGGTTAAAGGTAGGGCAGGTCGAAATCATATTCATGGGCTGAAGGGAGAGGTTGGGCAATGGTGTTATGAGGAAGAGATGGTATGTAGTGAATTCCAAAGAACTTTCAAGGATCTCTATAGAGCATCATGGGATGGCCTGGAGGTAAGGGATAGATCTTCTTTCGATCATGTTCTCGCGCACATTAACCATTTCGTATCACATGATGAGGTGGACCATCTGGATAAACCTTTCACAGCCAAAGAGGTCCGGGGATCTGTGTTTCAAATGGGTGCTTTTAAAGCTCCTGGCCCGGATGGTATTCCGGCTTGCTTTTATCAAAAGTGTTGGTCTATGATCAAAGATGAGTTTACAAGTGCG GTGGGATTTCTTGGAATCGGTTTTGCTCAAATTTGGTTTTCCCCTGAAGCTGGTAAAGCTTATTATGAATTGTGTTACTACAGTGAGCTATGA
- the LOC141627934 gene encoding uncharacterized protein LOC141627934, which translates to MFTGTVFKDIHTCAPTKINRRANANFFAEEYQEKLLKHPTWKLKLFVRDVEETYGVKISRCKLLVQKKNALSSCAKVVGKQYDSLRDYMYELRRSNQGTSVFLVLKPHVSRPIPQFHMFYVSFLALRKGFLNGCRRVLGLDSVFLKGYCKDDLEMEAGNEWTLLSDKQKGLLPAIAKLLPDAEHRLCARHIFTNWTKVVKGAPLHKLFWKAVKSYTEEGFNDAMNELRQRSSKALLEMCSRDVKRFCRRFYKSWACTGIMQCNLWGLDRNEEF; encoded by the exons ATGTTTACAGGTACGGTTTTCAAAGACATTCATACTTGCGCGCCAACAAAGATTAATAGAAGGGCTAATGCTAACTTTTTTGCTGAAGAGTACCAAGAAAAACTTCTTAAACATCCTACATGGAAACTGAAATTATTCGTAAGGGATGTAGAAGAGACATATGGAGTGAAGATTAGTAGGTGCAAGCTTCTAGTGCAAAAAAAAAATGCTTTGTCTTCGTGTGCAAAGGTAGTTGGGAAACAATATGACTCCCTTAGAGATTATATGTATGAATTAAGAAGATCCAATCAAGGGACTAGTGTGTTTTTAGTCTTGAAGCCTCACGTATCAAGACCAATTCCTCAGTTTCATATGTTTTATGTCAGTTTTCTAGCTCTAAGGAAAGGATTCTTGAATGGTTGCAGAAGAGTACTTGGTTTAGACAGTGTTTTTCTTAAAGGCTATTGTAAGG ATGATCTTGAAATGGAAGCTGGTAATGAATGGACTTTGCTATCAGATAAACAAAAG GGTTTGCTGCCTGCAATTGCTAAATTGTTACCCGATGCAGAGCATAGATTATGTGCAAGACATATCTTTACTAACTGGACTAAGGTTGTTAAAGGTGCTCCTTTACACAAGCTCTTTTGGAAGGCAGTGAAATCGTATACAGAAGAAGGGTTCAATGATGCAATGAATGAGTTACGACAACGAAGCTCAAAAGCTCTTCTTGAAATGTGCTCAAGAGATGTGAAAAGGTTTTGTAGACGTTTCTATAAAAGTTGGGCATGTACAGGTATTATGCAGTGTAATCTATGGGGTCTTGACAGAAATGAAGAATTCTGA
- the LOC141627933 gene encoding uncharacterized protein LOC141627933: MAETFNSWILETREKPILTMLEEIRQKVMLRMVDKKVQATRCNDIVTPRVQAIINDHMQATRNWKAIEASENVYEVQHVQNSTLTYAVRLDESSCTCIYWDINGIPCEHATTTICSKNESPDSYVASWYSKEAYEASYTFSLEPLNGQSIWKKVDGSSILPSDLRVKYGSPLNKRKRAFAETKRKTYTYRILKRGKQLCSNCKEPGHKSRTCKYKVSVDQS, translated from the coding sequence ATGGCAGAAACATTCAACTCGTGGATCCTTGAAACTAGGGAGAAACCTATTCTAACTATGTTGGAAGAAATAAGGCAGAAGGTTATGTTGAGGATGGTCGACAAGAAAGTGCAAGCTACTAGATGTAATGACATTGTCACCCCTAGAGTCCAAGCGATAATAAATGACCATATGCAGGCTACAAGAAACTGGAAGGCCATTGAGGCTAGTGAAAATGTGTATGAAGTACAACATGTTCAGAATAGTACGCTGACCTACGCAGTTAGGTTGGATGAATCTTCATGCACATGTATATATTGGGACATAAATGGGATTCCCTGTGAACATGCGACAACGACCATATGCTCTAAGAATGAAAGTCCAGATAGCTATGTGGCATCTTGGTATAGTAAGGAAGCTTATGAGGCATCATATACATTCTCATTAGAGCCATTAAATGGCCAAAGCATATGGAAAAAGGTTGATGGGAGTTCAATTTTACCAAGTGATCTGAGAGTAAAGTACGGGAGTCctttaaataaaagaaaaagagcATTTGCGGAAACTAAGAGGAAAACATATACATATAGAATTCTAAAGAGAGGAAAACAACTATGCTCTAATTGTAAAGAACCGGGACATAAAAGTCGCACGTGCAAATATAAAGTCAGTGTTGACCAGTCATAG